GAAATGAAATAAATTCTTGGAAGAATTCATTAACAGAAATGTCAAAAATATTAAGAGATGAAGAAATTCCAGAAGATGCTGGGATATCAATTGAATACAGAATCCCTCAAACTTCAAAAAGAATTGATTTTATAATAACTGGACTAAATGAAAAAAACATCGAACAAGTTATTATTATTGAGCTTAAACAATGGGAAAAAGTTGAAAAAACAGAAAAAGATGCAATTGTTGTAACTCGTTTTCAACACGGACCAAGCGAACAAAATCACCCATCATATCAAGCATGGTCTTACGCAAGTCTAATAAACGAATTCAATCAAACAGTTTATCAAGAAAATATTAAACTCTCTCCTTGTGCATATTTACACAATTACAAAGATGATGGAATTATTTCAAATTCTTTTTATCAAAATTACATACAAGAAGCACCTATTTTCCTTAAAGATGACAAACAAAAATTAAGAGATTTTATAAAAAAACACATAAAATACGGCGACAAAAAAAATACAATGTATCGAATTGAAAATGGAAAAATCAAACCATCAAAACATTTAGCCGATAGTTTAGCCTCCATGCTGAAAGGAAATCAAGAATTCATAATGATTGACGATCAAAAAATAGTTTACGAAAAAGCTCTTGAATTAGCAAAGAAAAGTAAGCAAAACACCCATAGCGTATTGATCGTAGAAGGAGGACCAGGAACTGGAAAATCAGTCGTAGCGATTAACCTACTCGTTGCCTTAACAAAGGCACAAATGAACACCAAATATGTCACAAAAAACTCTGCTCCAAGAAATGTTTATGAAAGTTTACTCACCGGACATTTTAAAAAATGTGAAATCTCAAATTTATTTACAGGATCAGGTTCATTTACTGACACCGACAAGTTATTTTTTGACGCGTTGATAATAGATGAAGCACACAGATTAAGAGAAAAAGGTGGATTATTTGGAAATTTAGGAGAAAATCAAATTAAAGAATTAATTAGTTCATCAAAACTATCAATATTTTTCATCGACGAAGACCAAAAAGTAACTTGGAAAGATATCGGCAATAAAGAAGAAATTGAAGTTTGGGCAAAAAGCATGAATGCAAACATATACAATTACAAACTTGAATCTCAATTTAGATGCAACGGTTCTACAGGTTATCTTGCATGGCTTGATCACACACTTGGAATAAGAGAAACAGCAAACACCACGTTAAGTAAAAAAGAGTTTGATTTTCAAATCGTACGCAGCCCAAACGAACTAAAAAAAATCATCTTTGAAAAAAACAAAGAAAAAAATAAAGCTAGAATTGTTGCAGGATATTGTTGGAATTGGGTTAGCAAAAAAAATCCCAATTTATACGACATAATAATTCCAGAACACAATTTCCAAGTGAAATGGAATTTAGCCAGCGATTCAACCCTGTGGATAATAAAAGAAAAATCCATCAACGAAATCGGTTGTATACACACATGCCAAGGTCTAGAACTCGACCACATTGGGGTAATTATTGGAGATGATTTAGTAGCAAGAAACGGGAAAATCATAACAAACCCAAACAAAAGA
Above is a window of Candidatus Woesearchaeota archaeon DNA encoding:
- a CDS encoding DUF2075 domain-containing protein, with product MIVYESTKQNFLKEVDEESIEDIVLSYVKNKLKINVGRNEINSWKNSLTEMSKILRDEEIPEDAGISIEYRIPQTSKRIDFIITGLNEKNIEQVIIIELKQWEKVEKTEKDAIVVTRFQHGPSEQNHPSYQAWSYASLINEFNQTVYQENIKLSPCAYLHNYKDDGIISNSFYQNYIQEAPIFLKDDKQKLRDFIKKHIKYGDKKNTMYRIENGKIKPSKHLADSLASMLKGNQEFIMIDDQKIVYEKALELAKKSKQNTHSVLIVEGGPGTGKSVVAINLLVALTKAQMNTKYVTKNSAPRNVYESLLTGHFKKCEISNLFTGSGSFTDTDKLFFDALIIDEAHRLREKGGLFGNLGENQIKELISSSKLSIFFIDEDQKVTWKDIGNKEEIEVWAKSMNANIYNYKLESQFRCNGSTGYLAWLDHTLGIRETANTTLSKKEFDFQIVRSPNELKKIIFEKNKEKNKARIVAGYCWNWVSKKNPNLYDIIIPEHNFQVKWNLASDSTLWIIKEKSINEIGCIHTCQGLELDHIGVIIGDDLVARNGKIITNPNKRAKTDTSLHGYKKELKISPQKTERKAEQIIKNTYRTLLTRGMKSCTVYFTDKETEEFFRARVEG